A part of Phoenix dactylifera cultivar Barhee BC4 chromosome 2, palm_55x_up_171113_PBpolish2nd_filt_p, whole genome shotgun sequence genomic DNA contains:
- the LOC103714591 gene encoding norbelladine synthase-like has product MKGSLFHELEVGLPAGELWEVYGTLRLAELVVELLPNVVQKFDIVEGDGGVGTVLRLAFPPGMPGSQFSKEKFIKIDNEKRVKEALVVEGGYLDLGFRSFLFRLEIIEKDSNSSIIKSTAEYEIDEEHAANASFVTVAPFATMAETISKYLIEKKTSVMNS; this is encoded by the exons aTGAAGGGAAGCCTCTTTCATGAGCTAGAGGTAGGCCTCCCCGCCGGCGAGCTGTGGGAGGTCTACGGCACGCTTCGACTGGCCGAACTAGTCGTCGAATTGCTCCCAAACGTCGTCCAAAAGTTCGATATCGTCGAAGGGGATGGTGGCGTCGGTACTGTTTTGCGCCTCGCTTTCCCTCCTG GAATGCCCGGCTCACAATTTTCCAAAGAGAAGTTCATCAAAATTGACAATGAGAAGCGCGTGAAGGAAGCACTGGTGGTTGAAGGAGGATACCTGGATTTAGGCTTCCGCTCGTTCTTATTTCGACTTGAGATCATTGAGAAAGATAGCAATTCCTCCATCATCAAATCGACCGCAGAGTATGAAATTGATGAAGAGCATGCGGCCAATGCTTCTTTTGTCACCGTTGCGCCCTTCGCAACCATGGCTGAGACCATTTCCAAGTACCTCATTGAGAAGAAAACTAGTGTCATGAACTCTTGA
- the LOC103714599 gene encoding F-box/LRR-repeat protein At4g14103-like, with product MRTKHIVPTEAYDPISGLADDICGRIVSFLPMKEAVATSVLSKRWRYAWTFSPVLDLDLSLFPKARGRRAAFADFADSAVALFALPHLTKLRLSLDDARGGGGGPDPRLESWLAFAVARRVQDLELCLPRSRTRRLPDSIFRCGSITSLKLRLRCYAFELPSPAGLPRLRVLHLTSISLSKGSFFQDLFSNCVLLEELVVEECRTDVLEIDGARKLTTLVISKCSWVDPARIRVSAPRLKTLHYVGGAADEHCMENLQRLDEVVLGLRAPSLMWEAEEDCQERLVKLFQMVGGARSLTLSSWCIRHLARAPGLPDGVQEGVKHLVLFMERREDGLGAIAPLLRSCPYLETLSVSVTPSQSVRKGRATAREKQRELGIRRMARQLKTARLENIDESKTGLELVRFLLKNLRALEKMTIVPSKDGLEHAKFRRKVSTFPRASRNVVIEYHFSE from the exons ATGAGAACCAAGCACATCGTACCAACAGAAGCGTACGACCCCATCAGCGGCCTCGCGGACGACATCTGCGGCCGCATCGTTTCCTTCCTACCCATGAAGGAGGCCGTGGCCACCTCCGTCCTCTCCAAGCGTTGGCGCTACGCCTGGACCTTCTCCCCTGTCCTCGACCTCGACCTCTCCCTCTTCCCCAAAGCCCGCGGCCGCCGGGCCGCCTTCGCCGACTTCGCCGACTCCGCCGTCGCCCTCTTCGCCCTCCCCCACCTCACCAAGCTCCGCCTCTCCCTCGACGACGcccgcggcggcggcggcggccccGACCCCCGACTCGAGTCCTGGCTCGCCTTCGCCGTCGCTCGCCGAGTCCAAGACCTCGAGCTCTGCCTTCCGAGATCGCGGACGAGGCGGCTCCCCGATTCCATCTTCCGCTGCGGCTCCATCACCTCCTTGAAGCTGAGGCTCCGCTGCTACGCCTTCGAGCTGCCCTCGCCTGCCGGCCTTCCGAGGCTCAGGGTGCTGCACCTGACGTCGATATCGCTATCGAAAGGATCCTTCTTCCAAGACCTCTTCTCAAACTGCGTGCTCTTGGAGGAGCTGGTCGTCGAGGAGTGCCGGACGGACGTTCTCGAGATCGACGGTGCTCGCAAGCTCACTACTCTGGTGATATCTAAATGCAGCTGGGTCGACCCGGCTCGGATTCGTGTCTCGGCGCCACGTCTGAAGACTCTTCATTATGTTGGTGGAGCCGCCGACGAGCATTGCATGGAGAACTTGCAGCGTTTGGATGAGGTGGTTTTGGGTTTGAGAGCTCCCTCCTTGATGTGGGAAGCTGAGGAGGATTGCCAGGAGCGTTTGGTCAAGCTTTTCCAGATGGTCGGCGGCGCGAGAAGTCTGACGCTGTCGTCGTGGTGCATCAGG CATCTCGCGCGAGCGCCCGGTCTACCGGACGGCGTGCAAGAAGGCGTGAAGCATCTGGTGTTGTTTATGGAGCGCAGAGAAGACGGTCTTGGAGCCATAGCTCCATTGCTGAGGAGCTGCCCATATCTGGAAACCCTTTCAGTGAGCGTCACG CCATCGCAGTCGGTGCGAAAAGGACGTGCTACTGCTAGAGAGAAGCAAAGAGAGCTAGGAATTAGGAGGATGGCGAGGCAGTTGAAGACTGCTAGGCTGGAGAACATTGATGAGAGCAAGACTGGGCTGGAGCTGGTGAGGTTTCTGTTGAAAAACTTGCGAGCGCTTGAGAAAATGACCATCGTGCCTTCGAAGGATGGTTTGGAGCATGCAAAGTTTAGACGCAAGGTGTCAACCTTCCCAAGGGCCTCCCGGAATGTTGTTATAGAGTATCACTTCTCTGAGTGA
- the LOC103714590 gene encoding probable glycosyltransferase At5g03795, translated as MAGKPPSLSTCSLQRSLLTLAALTLISFTFLSLRSLRSPPQYASHLSSSSKSSPGFALGEYPGADEASDHSSSSSIYHSPEVFRRNYAEMERKFKVFIYPDGDPNTYYQTPRKLTGKYASEGYFFQNIRESRFRTDDPDQADLFFIPISPHKMRGKGTSYENMTMIVQNYVEGLISKYPYWNRTLGADHFLVTCHDVGVRAFEGLPFLIKNSIRVVCSPSYDVGYIPHKDVALPQVLQPFALPAGGNDIENRTILGFWAGHRNSKIRVILARAWENDTELAISNNRISRAIGELVYQKQFYRTKFCICPGGSQVNSARIADSIHYGCIPVILSNYYDLPFNDILDWHKFSLILKESDVYQLKSILKTISHEEFIALHKSLVEVQKHFEWHSPPVPYDAFHMVMYDLWLRHHVIKY; from the exons ATGGCCGGAAagcccccctccctctccaccTGCTCTCTCCAGCGCTCTCTCCTCACGCTCGCCGCCCTAACCCTCATCTCCTtcaccttcctctccctccgatCCCTCCGATCTCCCCCCCAATACGCGTCccacctctcctcttcctccaaatcCTCCCCCGGATTCGCCCTCGGTGAATACCCCGGCGCCGACGAAGCCTCGGATCACTCATCGTCGTCGTCGATCTACCATTCGCCGGAGGTCTTTCGGAGGAACTACGCCGAGATGGAGAGGAAATTTAAGGTTTTTATATACCCGGATGGGGATCCCAATACCTATTACCAGACGCCGAGGAAGCTTACGGGGAAGTACGCGAGTGAAGGGTACTTCTTCCAGAACATCCGGGAGAGCCGATTCCGCACCGATGATCCCGATCAGGCGGACCTCTTCTTCATCCCCATTTCTCCTCACAAGATGAGAGGGAAG GGCACATCGTACGagaatatgacaatgatagttCAGAATTATGTTGAAGGCTTGATAAGCAAATACCCTTATTGGAACAGGACATTAGGTGCAGATCACTTTCTTGTTACTTGCCATGATGTTGGTGTGAGGGCATTTGAAGGGCTTCCATTTCTTATAAAGAATTCCATCCGAGTCGTCTGTTCGCCAAGCTATGATGTTGGATATATCCCACACAAAGATGTTGCTCTTCCTCAAGTACTGCAGCCATTTGCTCTTCCAGCAGGAGGAAATGATATTGAGAACAG GACAATACTTGGATTTTGGGCTGGCCATCGGAATTCTAAGATAAGAGTTATTTTAGCACGTGCATGGGAGAATGACACAGAGCTTGCTATCAGCAATAATCGCATAAGCAGAGCTATTGGAGAGTTGGTATATCAAAAGCAGTTTTACAGGACTAAGTTCTGCATATGTCCAGGTGGCTCCCAAGTTAATAGTGCTCGCATAGCTGACTCCATTCACTATGGATGTATTCCTG taATTTTGTCTAATTACTATGACTTGCCGTTCAATGACATCCTTGACTGGCATAAGTTTTCTCTCATTCTCAAGGAGAGTGATGTCTACCAGTTGAAGTCCATTCTCAAGACCATATCTCATGAAGAATTTATTGCATTACATAAGTCTTTAGTTGAG GTTCAAAAACACTTTGAGTGGCATTCACCTCCAGTTCCTTATGATGCATTCCACATGGTAATGTACGACCTTTGGCTACGACACCATGTCATCAAGTACTAG